Proteins encoded in a region of the uncultured Paludibaculum sp. genome:
- a CDS encoding alkaline phosphatase encodes MRILRTSLALAWALSTLVYAGDKKAKNVIVFLGDAGGIPTLHAASVQAFGKPSALYVQRMPNIGLSDTSAVNNWVTDSAAGMTAIVTGQKTNNGVISETAPAAGQTTGTPLKTILEYAEQHGLSTGVVSNSSMADATPAACYAHAPSRKMTGEIFSQVWKPRFGDGVDIVLGPGRKAITAATQALGLNLETELKNKGYFFGAALKDVPAGTKRAVVLTDDADFDITSAANAAIEILSKNPKGFFLMVESDVHTDKIDRGLNRVPVFDRLIESTATRLQSNTLVLFTADHSFDLRTVGVAKGTPLYTVGADGKAVANKGVVIQGKHSGEQVLVAATGPGSAKVKGFLANTDLFQIMLSAFGWKAD; translated from the coding sequence GTGCGCATTCTACGTACCTCGCTGGCCCTCGCCTGGGCCCTCTCAACCCTTGTCTATGCTGGAGATAAAAAGGCGAAAAACGTCATAGTCTTTCTGGGGGATGCGGGGGGCATCCCGACACTCCACGCCGCCAGCGTTCAGGCTTTCGGCAAGCCGTCCGCCTTGTATGTGCAGCGAATGCCGAACATCGGCCTTTCCGACACCTCCGCCGTCAACAACTGGGTGACCGATTCCGCAGCCGGCATGACCGCCATCGTCACCGGGCAAAAGACCAACAACGGCGTGATCTCAGAGACGGCCCCGGCCGCCGGACAAACCACGGGCACACCCCTCAAGACGATTCTGGAATACGCGGAACAGCACGGCCTGTCCACGGGCGTTGTCTCCAACAGCAGCATGGCTGACGCGACACCGGCCGCCTGCTACGCCCACGCGCCCAGCCGAAAAATGACCGGAGAGATCTTCTCGCAGGTGTGGAAGCCTCGTTTCGGCGACGGCGTCGACATCGTCCTCGGGCCCGGCCGGAAGGCCATCACCGCGGCCACACAGGCGTTGGGTCTCAATCTGGAGACGGAACTGAAGAACAAAGGCTACTTCTTCGGTGCGGCCCTCAAGGATGTGCCGGCCGGCACGAAGCGGGCGGTGGTCCTCACCGACGACGCCGATTTCGACATCACCTCCGCCGCCAATGCCGCCATCGAGATCCTGTCGAAGAATCCCAAGGGCTTTTTCCTCATGGTGGAGTCCGACGTCCACACCGACAAGATCGATCGGGGACTCAACCGCGTGCCGGTGTTCGACCGGTTGATCGAATCCACCGCCACGCGGCTGCAGTCCAACACGCTGGTGCTCTTCACGGCGGACCACTCCTTCGACCTCCGCACCGTCGGTGTGGCCAAAGGCACTCCCCTCTATACGGTGGGCGCCGATGGCAAAGCCGTTGCGAACAAAGGCGTCGTGATCCAGGGTAAGCACTCGGGCGAGCAGGTTCTGGTCGCCGCCACTGGCCCGGGTTCGGCCAAAGTGAAGGGCTTCCTGGCGAACACAGACCTGTTTCAGATCATGCTGTCCGCCTTCGGCTGGAAAGCCGACTGA
- a CDS encoding YcaO-like family protein encodes MPSADARPPTPSESTSSFLRQLEPFWPEAEAGRPLYVCFDLRSLAQAADNISPPCVFLLVSSDLAIIGEVREGGTCPPCLSHWIALSQFDRDGSPQPLPDNAANRVGAFLRDYVQGPARTPSTVRSLDFRTNVVQQHPVYRRGDCVRCSREAAPDSLPLHVHCSPLTGIVHRVQVSDAPSAGAFRAHAVWHSPLPVGRARPLLRRQASFGRGRTAEEAINGAIGEALERYSLIYRGNEAITRATAAELEILHPDSIQLYSAAQRARQDRWNAMPDEIFHIPAPFDPTRPVDWLSACDLHGGPDRYVPAACCLMWYQFQPGEPRFASADTIGCGSGRTFDDALLHALLEWIERDAMSLWWYNRARRPAVRLASLDAPEVMAVEEGLRAIGRSLFLLDCTTDLGIPAYVSVAPRLDGSEVLFAGAAHPSPRVAAWKAASEVAQVWTTAQTTHRLPDSMRPWLLNETLERQPYLAPFGTIDAAAEPPAMSTASQIQVILDRLRTAGLRAYAVDHSRPDVLLHTARAIVPGLRHIWNRRAPGRLYEVPPRLGWLPGPLAEEELNPICCMI; translated from the coding sequence ATGCCAAGCGCAGACGCCCGCCCCCCTACGCCTTCCGAGTCCACGAGCTCCTTTCTACGTCAGTTGGAACCTTTCTGGCCGGAAGCCGAAGCAGGTCGGCCCCTCTACGTTTGTTTCGACCTGCGGAGCCTGGCGCAAGCCGCCGACAACATTTCACCTCCGTGCGTGTTCCTTCTGGTGTCCAGTGATCTCGCCATCATCGGAGAGGTCCGCGAGGGCGGAACATGCCCGCCCTGTCTGTCACACTGGATCGCCCTCTCGCAGTTCGATCGCGATGGCAGCCCGCAACCACTCCCGGACAATGCGGCGAACCGCGTGGGAGCCTTTCTTCGTGACTATGTCCAGGGCCCCGCGCGGACACCTTCCACGGTCCGCTCTCTCGACTTCAGGACCAATGTCGTCCAGCAGCATCCTGTCTATCGACGCGGAGACTGTGTGAGGTGCTCCAGGGAAGCGGCTCCTGATTCACTCCCCCTCCACGTTCATTGCAGCCCGCTGACGGGCATCGTCCACCGAGTCCAGGTCAGCGACGCCCCTTCCGCCGGAGCCTTCCGCGCCCACGCGGTCTGGCACAGTCCCTTACCCGTCGGACGCGCCCGCCCGTTGCTGCGCCGCCAGGCGTCCTTTGGACGTGGCCGCACGGCCGAAGAAGCCATCAACGGCGCCATCGGCGAGGCCCTCGAACGCTACAGCCTCATCTACCGCGGCAACGAGGCCATCACCCGCGCCACCGCCGCTGAACTCGAGATCCTCCACCCGGACTCCATCCAGCTCTACAGCGCCGCCCAACGCGCGCGGCAAGACCGCTGGAACGCCATGCCCGACGAGATCTTCCACATCCCCGCCCCATTCGACCCCACTCGCCCGGTCGACTGGCTGTCCGCCTGCGATCTGCACGGCGGCCCCGACCGCTACGTCCCAGCCGCCTGCTGTCTGATGTGGTATCAGTTTCAACCCGGCGAGCCCCGCTTCGCCAGTGCCGACACCATCGGCTGCGGCAGCGGGCGCACGTTTGACGATGCCTTGCTGCACGCCCTGCTGGAGTGGATCGAACGCGATGCGATGTCCTTGTGGTGGTACAACCGCGCACGCCGTCCCGCCGTCCGGCTCGCCTCCCTGGACGCGCCCGAGGTGATGGCGGTAGAAGAGGGTCTGCGCGCCATCGGGCGCAGCCTCTTCCTGCTCGACTGCACCACGGACCTGGGTATTCCCGCCTACGTCTCGGTCGCACCCCGTCTGGACGGGTCCGAGGTGCTGTTTGCCGGCGCGGCCCATCCGTCACCTCGCGTGGCCGCGTGGAAGGCCGCCAGCGAGGTTGCCCAGGTATGGACCACGGCACAAACCACACACCGCCTGCCGGACTCAATGCGGCCGTGGCTCCTGAACGAAACCCTGGAGAGGCAGCCCTACCTGGCGCCGTTCGGCACCATTGATGCGGCAGCCGAGCCGCCAGCCATGAGCACCGCGTCCCAGATCCAGGTCATCCTCGATCGCCTGCGGACCGCCGGTCTCCGGGCTTATGCCGTCGACCACAGCCGCCCTGACGTCCTGCTGCATACGGCCCGCGCCATCGTCCCCGGCCTGCGGCACATCTGGAACCGCCGGGCTCCGGGGCGTCTTTACGAGGTGCCGCCACGCCTCGGCTGGCTGCCCGGTCCATTGGCCGAAGA